The Pirellulales bacterium genome includes a window with the following:
- a CDS encoding type IV toxin-antitoxin system AbiEi family antitoxin domain-containing protein — MVRHNLTTGDGPKREQILKLARKKGLLRPRDLEAVGIAREYLNKLHAEGILERPGRGLYRLANAKPGRFTQLAEVSKRAPHAVVCLISALDFHGLTTEIPHELWFAIPKKSRPPRIEYPPLRIVQYSEAAHRFGAEVHLIDGVEVKVYSPAKTVADCFKFRNQIGLDVALAALRDCWRLKKATSDELWKAARVCRMANVMRPYMESLV, encoded by the coding sequence ATGGTACGACATAATCTGACCACTGGCGACGGCCCTAAACGGGAGCAGATCCTAAAACTTGCCCGTAAGAAGGGGCTGCTGCGCCCCCGTGACCTGGAAGCGGTCGGAATTGCCAGAGAGTACCTGAACAAACTGCACGCCGAGGGGATTCTGGAACGCCCCGGGCGTGGACTCTATCGCCTGGCAAATGCAAAACCGGGCCGTTTCACACAACTGGCCGAGGTCTCAAAGCGTGCTCCTCACGCGGTTGTCTGCCTGATTTCCGCGCTCGATTTTCATGGTCTCACGACAGAAATCCCGCACGAGCTGTGGTTTGCGATTCCCAAGAAGTCGCGACCGCCACGAATCGAGTATCCACCGCTTAGGATCGTGCAGTACAGTGAGGCTGCTCATCGCTTTGGCGCCGAGGTGCATCTGATCGACGGTGTCGAGGTGAAGGTCTATTCGCCCGCGAAGACAGTCGCGGACTGCTTTAAGTTCCGCAATCAGATCGGCCTGGATGTGGCGCTCGCGGCCCTGCGGGACTGCTGGCGACTGAAGAAGGCCACAAGTGACGAGCTGTGGAAAGCAGCCAGGGTGTGCCGCATGGCAAATGTCATGCGCCCCTACATGGAGTCTCTCGTGTGA